The region CACCAAATGTCGGCGCGGTCGCAAAAACATAGATCAGATATGCCAAGGATCCCGTCATGACCACCACGTAGAACGCCATAAAGACAACCCTCCGCACCACTCCCCCTGGGTATCGCCCACGAGGATGGGCGGAAAGGCCCACGATGCCAAGCAGGTGGAATACGCACAGGGCGTGGAAGAGCCCGAGTGACTGGGTGGCGGTCGTGATGACAGCGGTCAGGAAAAGGGCAAGGCCGGTGACGCCGAGGGATGATTCAATAGCGCCAGAGAGCTCGGCTGAGTTGAAGACGTAGCTGAAGATGTGGTATGAGAGCGCGAGCACGTATAACGACGCGCGGATCTGTTGGGGGTTAGTCACATAATGTGCAAGTATGGAAAGGAAAGATGAACTTACCCCTACTCCGACCACATCTGGATTTGGGTCGATAAGACATTGCTCTTCTGCGGGATTGCTTTGCTCCATTGTGCCACATCACACTGCCATAACAGAGATATGGCAGTTGAGTGGGCGTTTTGGCTGTTTTCACAGCCTGAGGTCTATGGACGCCCGGCAGGCAGAAGAGTGGCTGAGTCTTGGCTGGAGTTCCCGGCCGATGCTACCCCTGTCGAGGTTCggtgagaggggagggggggcacCCTACccacaaaataattgagACACTCAAGTAAGTTACCTAACCCATATTATACTATGAGCTAAACCTCAAGAGTAAAGTTAATAGGCCTTTGAATAATGTTTCAAGGCTTGTTaactatctttgaaggctTATGAAATATCTTTTGAAGGCCCAtaaactatctttaaaggcctcTAGACTATCCTTCAAGGCATGTTAACCTACTTTAATGTCTCAACTATTTTGTGGCGAGGGTGTGGGGATGTTAATTTCAGGGGACCGAGGCAGTGCACAGCTAGGGGTCCTGTTGACCATTACTTTATTAGTGCTTGGAGTAAGACGGAGGAATTCGTAACCCATATGAGGCTGAATATCGTAGGGATGAGGACTCAGGCATATTGGTTGAACATCGCGCATGTTCGGGGTTGATTCAACTTTCAGAACCAACTCTTCGTTGGAAAGGAAACCCTCAGCGACCACACTGTCGCGATTCGTTTGCCTTGACCAGCAAAAATGAGTTTGGGTATGTGATTTTCTCTGAGTCTGTGTTGTGCTTCCTACCTACTAACCCCATACAAAGCCATTAGCCAGTGCGTATACAGCCAGATCCAACGGTACTCCCTCCGCCGGCAAAAGCCCCGCGGCCTAGAAGAGCAAGTGGCCATCTTCGTTGCCACTCGCATCTTTGATGTCGGCCTCACAGCAGCTGCAGCCGTtgctgcggctgcggcggGCGCAAATACCATGGGCGTCCCATTGACGTCGGACATGCTTCGACATGCCGCCATCGGGGGAGCCATCAAAGCGGCCGCTATGGCAGTCGCTGGACTGATTATGCTGGCGCCACAAAACACGCCCTTGATTGTGCTAATGACATTGTTGGGAACTTCAATCGGATCCAACGCTCTCGCAGTGGTAGCAGTAGCCAATCGCATATTAGGGACTGGTGAGCCTTTCCCACGCCGTACAGCAGAGACAAGAGGGAAGGCTAACTTTTTGCTCAAGATCAAGCTCCAAACCAGCTCATCATCGCAGCTGTTGTAGCATCCATACCTCTGTCATTTTGTTTCGTCTACTACTACGGAGGTACTTCAGCCTGTTGCTTCACGTTGGCTAGGTGGTTGAACAATGCTAACAAGTTGCTCAGCGTTTCGAGTACCAATCACATTCACCTCGATCGCTTTCGACGTCCTCGGCGCCTACACTTTTGTGAGAATGGCTGAGAACCTAGGGCACCCCATCTGCCCACCCCGTCCAGCATTGGTGGCTGGCGCCGTGTTTGGGGCAGTCTTCTCCGGAGCAATCACTCTACTTGGCTGCTGTGTCATCGGAAAAAGCAGGACCATACCCATCTCAGACTTTTCAGGAAACGGACACGCGAGCGGATCCGCCCTCACGACATGCTGCGGGAACCGTGTGCATGTGAACGTCCAATCAACCGAGTACGCCAGGGGTCAGGGAGTTGTGGGGTCTAGGAATACCTTCACCAACGGAACTATCTACAATAGCGCCCATGGGATTGGTGTCTATTGGGATCCGGGAAGTGTCCATGGTGGTCTTACATTTAACACCCACTCTACTCGGGACTGCACGACAAGTACTGGGACATCCAACATGACCAGAATTGTGATGGCTTGAGCAAGGTAGCTCTGTCATGGATTTttcgtttcttttttcatTACAAATCAGCAGTGCCTTTTTAGTCAAACCTCTTTTCCTGCGTCTCCCTTAGATGGCGGAATCTGTTAGGCCAGATACCCTGCTTCCCAGGTCCCAGAATTCCATTGGGATCGATTGCATCCTGTAACATGTTGGCATCCAACCACAGCTTCAGAGCCATCTCAGAGACTcaccttgatcttctccacAAAGCGGTTGTAGGCGTGATTGTTGAAGTCGTTCAAATGGGCAATGAGATCTGTTATTGTCAACCGCCTTTGTCCCCCCCAGCAAAGACAGACAAACTCACCCATGTGGTTCACATGCCCCCTGTACATCCCATACCCTCTCTTTTTTGCCTCTTCATACAGCCCATAAtacaacctctccatcttttctttctgcGTCTTGTCTGTCTGGTCCCAAGTAAACATATTCATCAACACAACATGCCTCTCGTGCATGAAGAAATCCGCCATCAGCTCGACCCCATTCGCCTCACAAATCGGCTTGCTAACCTCCATCCACTCCATCAGCAACTTCCCATTCGACGGAATAACCGGTGCATAATCCCCATGCGCCGCCTTGCCatcctttttctccttcGAAATCGGCCAGTTGATCAACGGTAAACTCCACAGACTCGGAATCCCCACAAACATCTGCCCGTCTTGATCCGGCACCGTCGTCGCATCCAACCTCCCGTCCTCTCCCGGATGGGCATACAAATTCCCCGCTATCGTCCCCGTCGGCGCCCTTCTGGCAAGCACACTCTTGATCTCCTCAAACTGCGCCTCCACAATCCTCTTCGGTCCGTACAACCCCCACCGCGCATACCAATGCCCAAACCCCGTCTCCTgcctcagctcctccagcctcCAATCCGGCACCGGCCCTTCCCCCGTCCAGTAATCTTCCCTCCGCCCCAAGATGCAAAGCGTCTCGATAAGACTGGTAAACCACACGCACGACTGCACCGTCCCgttcctcttcatctccccaaacacatccaccatcacctccaggTCGGTAAACAGCGGCATGCTAAAACTGCAGCACATGTACGCCTGTGGCTGGGGGGTGAGCCAGAGACTCATCTTGGTCACGACGCCCAAGTTTGACTGGaaaaacaacccctccagcgAAGGACCAAACGTAAACTTGGACAAAAACGCAGACGGAGAAGAGGAAATCCCCCACTGTCCCGTCCGAACGACATCACCGTCCGGTAACATGACCTCGATCCCAGCTACGCATTGATGGTGAGCGTAATTCATCCCGAAGCCCATTCCTCTATCTACCGTCTATCCCGGCGTCAGCAACACACATGGACTCAGGGGAGAAAGGTGACTCACATTCCCGATGACACTCCCCCACCCTAGACTCGGCGTGCTAGGCcagaccttcttcttgtgcTCGACGCAGTATTCGTACAGCTGGATGAAGGTGACTCCAGGCTCGACAACAGCGTAGTGGTACTCGTCGTTGACCTCAATGATCTTGTCTAGCTTGTGGAGGTCAAGAGCCACCGAACCGTTCACTCGGGGAGCGGGGCCGCCGTAACCGAGGTTCTTGCCGCGGGAGAAGTGCCAGAGTGGGATCTTGTACTTGTTGGCTACTCGGAGGACGGAAGAGAGCTGGTCTGTTGAGTCGGGGCTGGTTTAGGTTTCACGATTAGCGATGGAAGAGATGGAGACCGAGGAGGGTGAAAGGGTTAGTGTGATACTGCCCTAAATGAAGTAGAAAAGGACATACCAAACAGCCGCACTGGGCAGCTTGCGCTGGGAAGGGTCATGCTCATGGACATCATACGGATCAATGTAATCAGACAGTCCTTCCTTGACAAAAACCGATTCCTCGCCTGCGATGGAGATGAACTCGGAAATGGCAGAATCAAAGTCGGTTTGGCCAACGCCAGGAGGCAGTGGAATGGGTGTTATTGGGTGTCGAGGAGCACGCTCGTAGGTCTGCTGATGGGCAGCCTCGTAGTCTGGGTGAGGGTAGGTTTGAGGGTGTGTTATCGACATTGCTTCAGTGTCAAGTACTCCACTGACAAGAAGCTGGATTTTGAATGAACCAGTGACTTTCAGGATGGTGAAGCGTAAGACTTTATCAAAAACTCCTGGGTGCTGCGGGGAAGCCGATTTGCCGGCGGCTCAGTCAGTCAGACAACTTGGTGATTCGAATGGTTGGTCCCATCCCCTTGCATAGATATGCCATGAGATCCGCCTCAATTCTCCAATTCGGCCATACAAATATCAGCCGTGTCAGACCCATGGTCACCATGCGGGGTCTCTTGTCACTTGTATGGGGTTTGTGTAACAACTCATAAAGTGCGGGATGTTGGACGATTTTGAGCTGGGATAATGGGTGGTTATCCTCGAGTCATTGACCCATTGTCCTCTTTTTGTTGTTCTTCCCGGTCAAGGGAAATGTATTGCCGCtttaaccctaaccccctgTCAATTTCAGCTTGGAAAAAATGTGTTTGAGTTCGAAATGTCCAAATTAACCGGCTTAAGTTCGAATAACGAATTTGCAAGTCAAGGTAGAGGCAAAGTTGAATCGTCATATAAACCAACATACTGCTTGTCTTAACTACAGTTCCATTTCATATttacatacctacctaagCTTCTTTATCACTTCCTATCAACAAATTAGCATTTATGGCGTCATACCTTCCTAGTTCCCTTGGCGTCAGCTGCCGCTCTCACAGGCTTAGTTACTGCAGTCAAATCATCTTGGGAGCTGTCTCGTATGATAAAGAAGAAATATGAGCAGCGTGTACTGAAGGATCATGCCAGTGAAATCAACACCAGGCTGCAAGACTTTATGTCACACGGCAAACAAGCAATCAGCCGCATCACGGCCTAACCGCTATCTACCTGCACAATCAATAGTTGGAATTAAGGCGGACAATCAAATACCTCGCGGCTGCTAAAGGAAACCAGATCAAATAAAGTTTGTTGTGGCCTTGGAACTACGTCAAGCCAACTAGCCCGATCTCGAGTTGTTCGAGTGGGCCAAATGACGTCTTTACCAAGCGTTCTAGAGCCACCTGTCTTCATGACGAAACAGGGTACTCGATGTGATGAAAGAGCGGGATCCAGAAGGATCTAGAGTATTGTGACGGGCTATAAATTTATGGAGACCGCCAGGCCCCTCCTGTGTCACGCTAtgatagaaaaaaaagaaagagacaaAGAATGAGAGATCAGCTCAGCTGTCTATCGTGAACTTCATAGTTAGGACGCGCCCCAAAGAACAGCCAATAGCAATTGTTGATGCCGCTGCAGCGAAACATTGTGACCGATATTCCAGAGGCAGCCATAGCCAATTTTCTGAACCCTTCGTAATCCATCTCCTGCTCATGTCTATTCCATAGCGTTGGTAATGTGGGGGGTTGGTATCTTTAGATCCGGATGCAATCAGCTTCGAATCAAGGGAAGACGCTACCGATTTCACAGaaccgccatggccctcgagcgtctgcGTACATGATCCCGTGGCCgcctcccagatcttgatggtacTGTCGTTTGATCCTGACGCAACCCACTTCGAATCAGGCGAGAACGCTACCGACCAGACCGaatcgccatggccctcgagcgtcCGCGTACATGACCCCGTGGCCgcctcccagatcttgatggtacGGTCGTCTGATCCTGACGCAACCCACTTCGAATCGGGCGAGAACGCTACCGACCAGACCCAActgccatggccctcgagcgtctgcGTACATGACCCCGTGGCCgcctcccagatcttgatggtacGGTCGTCTGATCCTGACGCAACCCACTTCGAATCGGGCGAGAACGCTACCGACTTGACCCaatcgccatggccctcgagcgtctgcGTACATGACCCCGTGGCCgcctcccagatcttgatggtacGGTCGTCTGATCCTGACGCAACCCACTTCGAATCAGGCGAGAACGCTACCGACTTGACCGaatcgccatggccctcgagcgtcCGCGTACATGACCCCGTGGCCgcctcccagatcttgatggtacTGTCGTCTGATCCTGACGCAACCCATTTCGAATCAGGCGAGAACGCTACCGACTTGACCAgaccgccatggccctcgagcgtctgcGTACATGACCCCGCGGACgcctcccagatcttgataGTACTGTCGTCGGATCCTGACGCAACCCACTTCGAATCGGGCGAGAACGCTACCGACCAGACCCaaccgccatggccctcgagcgtctgcGTACATGATCCCGTGGCCGCCTCCCA is a window of Podospora pseudopauciseta strain CBS 411.78 chromosome 1, whole genome shotgun sequence DNA encoding:
- a CDS encoding hypothetical protein (EggNog:ENOG503P7SV) — protein: MSLAISQCVYSQIQRYSLRRQKPRGLEEQVAIFVATRIFDVGLTAAAAVAAAAAGANTMGVPLTSDMLRHAAIGGAIKAAAMAVAGLIMLAPQNTPLIVLMTLLGTSIGSNALAVVAVANRILGTDQAPNQLIIAAVVASIPLSFCFVYYYGAFRVPITFTSIAFDVLGAYTFVRMAENLGHPICPPRPALVAGAVFGAVFSGAITLLGCCVIGKSRTIPISDFSGNGHASGSALTTCCGNRVHVNVQSTEYARGQGVVGSRNTFTNGTIYNSAHGIGVYWDPGSVHGGLTFNTHSTRDCTTSTGTSNMTRIVMA
- a CDS encoding hypothetical protein (COG:C; EggNog:ENOG503NZZV; CAZy:AA4), which codes for MSITHPQTYPHPDYEAAHQQTYERAPRHPITPIPLPPGVGQTDFDSAISEFISIAGEESVFVKEGLSDYIDPYDVHEHDPSQRKLPSAAVCPDSTDQLSSVLRVANKYKIPLWHFSRGKNLGYGGPAPRVNGSVALDLHKLDKIIEVNDEYHYAVVEPGVTFIQLYEYCVEHKKKVWPSTPSLGWGSVIGNTVDRGMGFGMNYAHHQCVAGIEVMLPDGDVVRTGQWGISSSPSAFLSKFTFGPSLEGLFFQSNLGVVTKMSLWLTPQPQAYMCCSFSMPLFTDLEVMVDVFGEMKRNGTVQSCVWFTSLIETLCILGRREDYWTGEGPVPDWRLEELRQETGFGHWYARWGLYGPKRIVEAQFEEIKSVLARRAPTGTIAGNLYAHPGEDGRLDATTVPDQDGQMFVGIPSLWSLPLINWPISKEKKDGKAAHGDYAPVIPSNGKLLMEWMEVSKPICEANGVELMADFFMHERHVVLMNMFTWDQTDKTQKEKMERLYYGLYEEAKKRGYGMYRGHVNHMDLIAHLNDFNNHAYNRFVEKIKDAIDPNGILGPGKQGIWPNRFRHLRETQEKRFD